The Chthonomonadales bacterium genome includes a region encoding these proteins:
- a CDS encoding Gfo/Idh/MocA family oxidoreductase gives MAGKIGIGVLSWAHGHVNAYADRIRGFDDARMVACWDDNEERGRANAASFGMRFSPHLEDVLGDPEVECVVVASETSRHADLCVAAAGAGKAILLQKPMALTLIDCDRVIEAVDRAGVWFSLAFQMRHDPQNIHMKRLVDQGAVGRVGIVRRRHCIGVCLSPAFVSGPSRWHVSREANRGMWMDDASHPFDWLNWMCGRPASVIAEIDNVLTDCAPDDAGFAVFRYENGMMAEVHNSSIALAGENTTEIYGDCGVIVQNYGDGPSSALQPASPVGVRLFQADRADLGWQDQGIPVPASHGERIAGVARPFVDALRAGAPMCSAREGRVAVEMILASYESAETGHRVIL, from the coding sequence ATGGCGGGCAAGATCGGCATTGGCGTGCTGAGCTGGGCGCACGGCCACGTGAACGCGTACGCGGATCGCATCCGGGGATTCGACGACGCCCGGATGGTGGCGTGCTGGGACGATAACGAGGAGCGGGGGAGGGCGAACGCGGCCAGTTTCGGGATGCGGTTCAGCCCGCACCTTGAGGACGTGCTGGGCGACCCGGAGGTGGAGTGCGTCGTGGTGGCCTCCGAGACCAGCAGGCACGCGGACCTGTGCGTGGCCGCGGCCGGGGCGGGCAAGGCCATCCTGCTGCAGAAGCCGATGGCGCTCACGCTGATCGACTGCGACCGCGTGATCGAGGCCGTCGACCGGGCGGGGGTGTGGTTCTCCCTGGCCTTCCAGATGCGCCATGACCCGCAGAACATCCACATGAAGCGACTGGTGGACCAGGGCGCCGTTGGGCGTGTGGGCATCGTCCGGCGGCGGCACTGCATCGGCGTCTGCCTGAGCCCGGCGTTCGTGAGCGGGCCGAGCCGGTGGCACGTGAGCCGCGAGGCGAACCGTGGCATGTGGATGGACGATGCCTCCCACCCATTCGATTGGCTCAACTGGATGTGCGGGAGACCGGCGTCGGTGATCGCCGAGATCGACAACGTGTTGACGGACTGCGCGCCCGATGACGCCGGGTTCGCCGTGTTCCGGTACGAGAACGGCATGATGGCAGAGGTCCACAACTCAAGCATCGCGCTGGCCGGCGAGAACACGACGGAGATCTATGGCGACTGCGGCGTGATCGTGCAGAACTACGGCGACGGGCCGTCGAGCGCTCTGCAGCCCGCCAGCCCGGTGGGAGTGAGGCTCTTCCAGGCCGACCGTGCCGACCTGGGCTGGCAGGACCAGGGGATCCCCGTTCCGGCCAGCCACGGCGAGCGCATCGCGGGCGTCGCGCGCCCGTTCGTCGATGCGCTGAGGGCCGGCGCGCCGATGTGCTCGGCGCGCGAGGGGCGCGTCGCGGTCGAGATGATCCTGGCCTCCTACGAGTCGGCCGAGACCGGCCATCGCGTGATCCTGTAG
- a CDS encoding glycosyltransferase family 4 protein, with the protein MRVLMLSWEYPPRIVGGIARHVEELAWALADRGDEVHVVTCDFPGAPTEEIFHGVHIHRVTPYSPVDNFFHWVHQLNAAMRDRADALLREWTAGVADPKALPPERGIVLHAHDWLADFSGSALKHAFTLPLVATVHATEFGRNNGIHTDGQRYISGVEWHLTYEAWRVIVCSGFMKGEVEFALGVPADKIDVIPNGVETAKFDFPFPADEARDFRARYAAPNEKIILFVGRMVREKGAHLLVSALPGVRARYNDAKLVIVGGGYRDHLVGLAHSLGIDRHVYFTGFVHDDVLVRLYRIADVACYPSLYEPFGIVALEAMAAGVPVVVSEAGGLREVVEHDVTGTVAWLDNVDSLAWGISRVLLNPAHARWMADNARRTVRDLYNWDRIAGMTQTVYRRVWHEYSTSAW; encoded by the coding sequence TTGCGCGTCCTCATGCTCTCTTGGGAGTACCCGCCTCGGATCGTCGGCGGCATCGCCCGCCATGTGGAGGAGCTTGCCTGGGCGCTCGCGGACCGGGGCGACGAGGTGCACGTGGTGACGTGCGACTTCCCGGGCGCTCCCACGGAGGAGATCTTTCACGGGGTCCACATCCACCGCGTCACGCCCTACTCGCCGGTTGACAACTTCTTCCATTGGGTTCATCAGCTCAACGCGGCCATGCGTGACCGCGCCGACGCGTTGCTGCGCGAGTGGACGGCGGGCGTCGCCGACCCGAAGGCCCTCCCGCCGGAGCGCGGCATCGTGCTGCACGCGCACGACTGGCTCGCCGACTTCTCGGGGTCCGCGCTCAAGCACGCCTTCACCTTGCCGCTCGTCGCCACCGTGCACGCCACCGAGTTCGGGCGCAACAACGGCATTCACACGGATGGCCAGCGCTACATCAGCGGGGTGGAGTGGCACCTTACGTATGAGGCGTGGCGAGTCATCGTCTGCTCGGGGTTCATGAAGGGCGAGGTGGAGTTCGCACTCGGCGTCCCGGCCGATAAGATCGACGTTATCCCGAACGGGGTGGAGACGGCCAAGTTCGACTTCCCGTTCCCCGCCGACGAGGCACGCGACTTCCGGGCCCGGTACGCCGCGCCCAACGAGAAGATTATCCTTTTCGTGGGCCGCATGGTGCGGGAGAAGGGAGCGCACCTGCTCGTGTCGGCCCTCCCGGGCGTGCGCGCGCGCTACAACGACGCCAAGCTCGTGATCGTCGGGGGCGGCTATCGCGACCACCTGGTCGGCCTTGCGCACTCGCTCGGGATCGACCGCCATGTCTACTTCACCGGGTTCGTGCACGACGATGTCCTTGTGCGCCTCTACCGCATCGCGGATGTCGCCTGCTACCCGAGCCTCTATGAGCCGTTCGGGATCGTTGCGCTCGAGGCGATGGCGGCCGGGGTGCCCGTGGTCGTGTCGGAGGCCGGCGGACTGCGCGAGGTGGTGGAGCACGACGTGACGGGAACGGTCGCCTGGCTCGATAACGTGGACAGCCTCGCCTGGGGGATCTCCAGGGTGCTGCTGAACCCCGCCCATGCGCGCTGGATGGCCGACAACGCGCGGCGCACCGTGCGCGACCTCTACAACTGGGACCGCATCGCGGGGATGACTCAGACCGTGTACCGCCGCGTATGGCACGAGTACTCCACGTCCGCGTGGTGA
- a CDS encoding ThuA domain-containing protein: protein MAAAGLVRALVWDEAPRHAPKSVYPRSINGAVAEGLAEHREGRIAATTANLDEPEQGCAESALAQADVLLWWGHARHGEVSDETTARVARRVVEGGMGFIALHSAHYARPFRAILGAQGHLKGGWRENDPPEREEIRVCAPWHPIAAGIEDFALDGEEMYGAPFDVPPALVTVFQSHFPLDGKTFPSGLCWSVGAGKAEGFTSGPGGGVGEGLGAARVFYFRPGHETLPTYHNPIVQRVLANAVIWCAHRA, encoded by the coding sequence ATGGCCGCGGCCGGTCTCGTTCGGGCGCTGGTGTGGGACGAGGCTCCCCGCCACGCTCCGAAGTCCGTCTACCCCCGTAGCATCAACGGCGCCGTCGCCGAGGGCCTCGCGGAGCACCGCGAGGGACGCATCGCGGCGACCACCGCGAACCTCGATGAGCCCGAGCAGGGCTGCGCCGAGTCGGCGCTCGCCCAGGCCGACGTCCTCCTGTGGTGGGGCCACGCCCGTCACGGCGAGGTGAGCGACGAGACGACGGCCCGCGTGGCGCGCCGCGTCGTCGAGGGCGGCATGGGCTTCATCGCGCTTCACTCGGCGCACTACGCCCGGCCGTTCCGCGCCATTCTGGGGGCTCAGGGGCACCTGAAGGGCGGCTGGCGCGAGAACGACCCGCCGGAGCGCGAGGAGATCCGCGTCTGCGCTCCCTGGCACCCGATCGCCGCCGGCATCGAGGACTTCGCGCTCGATGGCGAGGAGATGTACGGCGCGCCATTCGACGTTCCGCCCGCGCTCGTGACCGTGTTCCAGTCCCACTTCCCGCTCGACGGCAAGACCTTCCCATCGGGCCTCTGCTGGAGCGTGGGCGCCGGCAAGGCGGAGGGGTTCACGTCCGGTCCCGGTGGCGGCGTGGGCGAAGGGCTCGGCGCGGCGCGTGTGTTCTACTTCCGTCCCGGCCACGAGACGCTGCCGACCTACCACAACCCGATCGTGCAGCGCGTCCTGGCGAACGCCGTCATCTGGTGCGCCCATCGCGCCTGA
- a CDS encoding RNB domain-containing ribonuclease, which translates to MGQRNHSDEVDLIELARQAMRERGLEPDYSPEAIRQVLRLEGPATADGDGTRDLTSLPWASIDNDDSRDLDQLTLAEDLGDGNARVLVAVADVDAAVRAGSAVDSHAAVNTTSVYTPAIVFHMLPERLSTDLTSLVQGEERLAVVAAYEVAASGLVGQSEVYRARVVNHAKLAYRGVSAWLDGESETPDALAAAPGVAEQLRLQDAIAARLRKRRHEHGALDLETIEPRAEMRAGRTVALAAEAKTRAHGIIEDFMIAANGVTARFLSERGFPTFRRVVRSPERWDRLEELAAEYGVSLPPDPDPLALNRFLVRRREADPLRFPDLSLTVVKLMGAGEYAVQAPDAEAVGHFGLAVRDYAHSTAPNRRYPDVITQRLLKAAIAGLRCPLALADLEYLAGHCTQQEDAAKKVERRMRKSAAAQVLEDRIGEHFDALVTGSADKGTWVRLLDLPVEGRLVTGERRVDVGDRIRVKLLSTDVRRGYIDFGYVAG; encoded by the coding sequence ATGGGGCAGCGGAACCACTCCGACGAAGTCGACCTGATCGAGCTTGCGCGGCAGGCGATGCGCGAGCGCGGCCTGGAACCCGACTACTCGCCCGAGGCGATCCGACAGGTGCTCCGCCTAGAGGGGCCCGCCACCGCCGACGGGGACGGCACGCGCGACCTGACTTCGCTACCCTGGGCCTCCATCGACAACGACGACTCGCGCGATCTCGACCAGCTCACGCTGGCCGAGGACCTCGGCGATGGGAACGCGCGCGTGCTCGTCGCGGTGGCGGACGTCGATGCGGCGGTGCGTGCCGGCAGCGCGGTCGACTCGCACGCCGCGGTCAACACGACGTCGGTCTACACTCCCGCCATCGTTTTCCACATGCTGCCAGAGCGGCTCTCGACCGACCTGACCTCGCTCGTGCAGGGCGAGGAGCGGTTGGCGGTGGTCGCCGCCTACGAGGTCGCGGCCTCGGGCCTGGTCGGGCAATCGGAGGTGTACCGCGCGCGCGTGGTCAATCACGCGAAGCTGGCCTACCGAGGCGTCTCGGCCTGGCTGGACGGCGAGAGCGAGACCCCGGACGCGCTGGCCGCCGCGCCCGGCGTAGCCGAGCAGCTTCGCCTTCAGGACGCCATCGCGGCCCGCCTGCGCAAGCGGCGACACGAGCATGGCGCGCTGGACCTCGAGACCATCGAGCCGCGCGCCGAGATGCGGGCGGGGCGAACGGTGGCCCTGGCCGCCGAGGCGAAGACGCGGGCGCACGGCATCATCGAGGACTTCATGATCGCCGCTAACGGCGTCACCGCGCGGTTCCTCTCGGAGCGCGGCTTCCCCACCTTTCGCCGCGTCGTGCGCTCGCCGGAGCGGTGGGACCGGCTGGAGGAGCTGGCCGCCGAGTACGGGGTGAGCCTGCCGCCCGACCCTGACCCCCTCGCCCTCAACCGTTTTCTCGTCCGCCGGCGCGAGGCGGACCCGCTGCGGTTTCCCGATCTCTCGCTCACCGTCGTGAAGCTGATGGGCGCCGGCGAGTACGCGGTTCAGGCGCCCGACGCGGAGGCGGTCGGCCACTTCGGTCTCGCCGTCCGCGATTACGCCCACTCGACCGCGCCCAACCGCCGCTACCCGGACGTCATCACGCAGCGGCTTCTGAAGGCGGCCATCGCCGGTCTTCGCTGCCCGCTAGCGCTTGCGGACCTGGAGTACCTGGCTGGCCACTGCACACAACAGGAGGACGCCGCGAAGAAGGTCGAACGGCGGATGCGCAAGTCGGCGGCCGCCCAGGTGTTGGAGGACCGAATTGGTGAGCACTTCGACGCGCTCGTCACGGGCAGCGCGGACAAGGGCACGTGGGTGCGGCTGCTCGACCTGCCCGTGGAGGGCCGGCTTGTCACGGGTGAGCGGCGCGTGGACGTGGGCGATCGGATCCGCGTGAAGCTCTTGTCGACCGACGTGCGGCGCGGCTACATCGACTTCGGCTACGTCGCGGGTTAG
- a CDS encoding cysteine hydrolase encodes MIRTESRSAADAAAFDRHLDEWEASLTSRPMPEIVRKAGGAERIGVFCVDLLNGFCHEGLLRSDGVRAIIPAIVSLFRGAYAEGVRHFVLPQDCHPPDAVEFTAFPPHCIRGTAEADTVPELATLPFADRFTVLPKRSLHPAIGTGLAAWLADHPEVTHRIVVGDCTDLCVYQLAMHLKLSANAENVDRPVIVPEDCVATYDLPIDDAAEVGAYAHPARHLHRVFLYHMALNGVNVVRSIPGAA; translated from the coding sequence ATGATACGGACCGAGAGCCGGAGTGCCGCCGACGCCGCCGCCTTTGACCGCCACCTCGACGAGTGGGAGGCCAGCCTGACCTCGCGGCCCATGCCGGAGATCGTCCGCAAGGCAGGCGGCGCCGAGCGCATCGGCGTCTTCTGCGTCGACCTGCTCAACGGCTTCTGCCACGAGGGCCTCCTGCGGAGCGACGGGGTACGCGCAATCATACCCGCCATCGTCTCGCTCTTTCGCGGCGCCTACGCCGAGGGCGTCCGCCACTTCGTGCTGCCGCAGGACTGTCATCCGCCCGACGCCGTCGAGTTCACCGCCTTCCCGCCCCACTGCATTCGCGGCACGGCGGAGGCCGACACCGTGCCGGAGCTTGCCACCCTGCCCTTCGCCGACCGCTTCACCGTGCTGCCGAAGCGCTCTCTTCATCCCGCCATCGGCACCGGGCTGGCCGCGTGGCTGGCCGATCACCCCGAGGTGACGCACCGCATCGTCGTGGGCGACTGCACCGACCTGTGCGTCTACCAGCTGGCCATGCACCTGAAACTGAGCGCCAACGCCGAGAACGTGGACCGGCCCGTGATCGTCCCGGAGGACTGCGTGGCGACGTACGACCTGCCCATCGACGACGCGGCCGAGGTGGGCGCATACGCGCACCCCGCTCGCCACCTGCATCGCGTCTTCCTCTACCACATGGCGCTGAACGGCGTGAACGTCGTCCGCTCCATTCCGGGCGCCGCATGA
- a CDS encoding PD40 domain-containing protein, protein MRLLPAVVAAAFCAMASGALAQGDLLPVPSPSPAVGMNTPALSPDGSTICFSYLGDLWTVPRAGGTATRLTVHDAHDAFPRWSPDGRWIAFASDRVPSSGLNYDIYLMPSTGGEPRRLTFHTSNDYPMDWYPDGSRILFMGVRDARTWQLYAIDVNTGVVRTVASDEMPLRYGVVSPDGRRIAYDRSGAIATWWRPRYHGSANADIYVALEGARTPERLTTYDGMDQWPMWSADGRALYYVTDQLSPGTPNVVSVPMPGGRPSLLTHHTRGAVAWPAISRDGRAIVYTHEGALYVAPTGGGDPARVAVLAPSDDKRNNTVRATLTNGATEVEVAPDGKTLAIVARGDIWTLPVKGGDARRLTTQPSNDYDIWWAPSGDRMAFISDRAGNFDVYTVDVKSGEVHTVSSDPNDENMPMWSPNGKSIAFLRSGPQAGLYVASATGDAPPRRVAESEGNNIFGVGINSYAWSPDSQWLAFSRRDSTNTTDVWVVPAAGGASSNVTRYPGSNADPRWTADGQYLVFLSDRDRQGGADVYALPLERQRAEQEDDEKAGGGAPPSPKPAEPGERKPPVVKIDMADIEDRASRLTTLGVGGFDITPDGKTVVGVAPFGGQPDYFAVPVKGGAAQRLTGLSDAVGVPRFSGDPSRFHALGPGGILRTAERSPRGWQVNTVGFAARTVFDRRAEITQAFNEFWRRLNTGFYDPMHHGVDWAAVKRRYEPLLGGVATREEFALFLLCPMVGELNASHSEVGPAPGPGGPDVAELGMTFDESYAGPGLRMTSYLPGGPNDDLGPLVKPGEYVMAIDGEPVAWNEELNGRLLDKAGKTIELEVSATAKREGARKVKLKPITPRASADLIYAEQVRQRGQEVERLSAGRLAYIHIRAMDPPSLRKLERELWGAAQAREGLVLDIRDNGGGNTHDAILAQLGRAPYGYTRPRDGVRSSQPFRRWGRPTVVLINQNSASDAEIFPYGFRALHLGEVIGTRTPGYVISTYSASLQDGTTYRIPMWGFYTLDGKDMEGSGVRPDVEVDQGPGLVPVAGDLQLQVAVRRLLTKLPDTKR, encoded by the coding sequence ATGAGGCTGCTCCCCGCCGTCGTCGCGGCGGCCTTCTGCGCGATGGCGAGCGGCGCCCTCGCGCAGGGCGACCTGCTGCCGGTGCCCTCGCCCTCGCCCGCGGTGGGCATGAACACGCCCGCGCTCTCGCCGGACGGCTCCACCATCTGCTTCAGCTACCTGGGCGACCTCTGGACGGTTCCGCGCGCGGGCGGCACGGCCACGCGTCTGACGGTCCACGACGCGCACGATGCGTTCCCCCGCTGGTCGCCGGACGGCCGGTGGATCGCGTTCGCCTCCGACCGCGTCCCGTCCTCGGGGCTGAACTACGACATCTACCTGATGCCCTCAACGGGTGGCGAGCCCCGCCGGCTCACGTTTCACACGAGCAACGACTACCCGATGGACTGGTACCCGGACGGGTCGCGGATCCTCTTCATGGGCGTGCGCGACGCGCGGACGTGGCAGCTCTACGCCATCGACGTTAATACCGGCGTCGTGCGCACCGTAGCTTCGGATGAGATGCCGCTCCGCTATGGCGTCGTGTCGCCCGACGGGCGCCGCATTGCCTACGACCGCTCCGGCGCCATCGCTACCTGGTGGCGGCCGCGCTATCACGGCTCCGCCAACGCGGATATCTACGTGGCGCTCGAGGGCGCGAGGACGCCCGAGCGCCTCACCACCTACGATGGCATGGACCAGTGGCCGATGTGGTCGGCGGACGGCCGCGCGCTGTACTACGTCACCGACCAACTCTCACCCGGCACGCCGAACGTGGTCTCGGTGCCGATGCCGGGCGGCAGGCCCTCGCTGCTGACGCATCACACGCGCGGCGCCGTCGCCTGGCCGGCCATCTCGCGCGACGGCCGCGCCATCGTCTACACGCACGAGGGCGCGCTCTACGTTGCGCCGACCGGCGGAGGCGACCCGGCCCGCGTGGCCGTGCTCGCCCCGAGTGATGACAAGCGCAACAACACGGTCCGCGCGACGCTCACCAACGGCGCCACCGAGGTGGAGGTCGCCCCGGACGGCAAGACGCTCGCCATCGTGGCGCGCGGCGACATCTGGACGCTCCCGGTGAAGGGCGGAGACGCGCGGCGCCTCACCACGCAGCCCTCTAACGACTATGACATCTGGTGGGCGCCGTCCGGCGACCGGATGGCCTTCATCTCCGATCGGGCCGGCAACTTCGACGTGTACACCGTTGACGTCAAGAGCGGTGAGGTGCATACCGTCTCCAGCGATCCGAACGATGAGAACATGCCGATGTGGTCGCCGAACGGCAAGAGCATCGCCTTCCTCAGGAGCGGACCGCAGGCCGGGCTCTACGTGGCCTCCGCGACCGGAGACGCGCCGCCTCGCCGCGTGGCGGAGTCGGAGGGCAACAACATCTTCGGGGTGGGCATCAACAGCTACGCGTGGTCGCCCGACAGCCAGTGGCTCGCCTTCAGTCGGCGCGACTCCACGAACACCACCGACGTGTGGGTGGTGCCGGCCGCCGGCGGCGCCTCGTCCAATGTGACCCGGTATCCGGGCTCCAACGCCGACCCGCGCTGGACGGCCGACGGGCAATACCTGGTCTTCCTGTCGGACCGTGACCGGCAGGGCGGCGCCGACGTCTATGCCCTACCGCTGGAGCGCCAGCGTGCCGAGCAGGAGGACGATGAGAAGGCCGGTGGCGGCGCGCCGCCATCCCCAAAGCCCGCCGAGCCAGGGGAGCGCAAGCCGCCGGTCGTCAAAATCGACATGGCCGACATCGAGGACCGTGCCTCGCGGCTCACCACGCTCGGGGTCGGCGGGTTCGACATCACGCCGGACGGCAAGACCGTGGTGGGCGTCGCGCCGTTCGGCGGCCAGCCCGACTACTTCGCCGTGCCGGTCAAGGGCGGCGCGGCGCAGCGCCTCACGGGGCTCTCGGACGCGGTCGGGGTTCCGAGATTCTCGGGCGACCCGTCGCGCTTTCACGCGCTTGGCCCGGGCGGCATCCTCCGCACCGCGGAGCGCAGCCCGCGCGGCTGGCAGGTGAACACGGTAGGCTTCGCCGCGCGTACCGTTTTCGACCGCAGGGCCGAGATCACCCAGGCGTTCAACGAGTTCTGGCGCCGGCTCAACACGGGGTTCTACGACCCGATGCACCACGGCGTCGACTGGGCCGCAGTCAAGCGTCGCTATGAGCCGCTGCTCGGCGGCGTGGCAACCCGGGAGGAGTTCGCGCTGTTCCTGCTCTGCCCGATGGTGGGCGAGCTGAACGCCTCGCATTCCGAGGTGGGCCCCGCGCCAGGCCCGGGCGGCCCGGACGTCGCCGAGCTTGGCATGACGTTCGACGAGAGCTACGCGGGGCCGGGCCTGCGGATGACCTCTTATCTGCCCGGTGGGCCGAACGACGACCTGGGCCCGCTTGTGAAGCCCGGCGAGTACGTGATGGCCATCGACGGCGAGCCCGTCGCCTGGAACGAGGAGCTCAACGGTCGGCTCCTCGACAAGGCCGGCAAGACGATCGAGTTGGAGGTGAGCGCGACGGCGAAGCGCGAGGGCGCCCGCAAGGTGAAGCTCAAGCCGATCACGCCGCGCGCATCGGCGGACCTGATCTACGCCGAGCAGGTTCGCCAGCGGGGTCAGGAGGTGGAGAGGCTGTCCGCGGGTCGGCTGGCCTACATCCACATTCGCGCGATGGATCCGCCCTCGCTGCGCAAGCTCGAGCGCGAGCTGTGGGGCGCTGCCCAGGCGCGCGAGGGGCTCGTGCTGGACATCCGCGACAACGGCGGCGGCAACACGCACGACGCGATCCTGGCGCAGCTGGGTCGGGCTCCGTACGGCTACACCCGGCCGCGGGACGGCGTGCGCTCCTCGCAGCCCTTCCGCCGATGGGGAAGGCCCACGGTCGTCCTGATCAACCAGAACTCCGCCTCCGACGCCGAGATCTTCCCGTACGGCTTTCGGGCGCTGCACCTGGGCGAGGTGATCGGCACGCGCACACCGGGCTATGTGATCAGCACCTACTCGGCCAGCCTGCAGGACGGCACGACCTACCGCATCCCGATGTGGGGCTTCTACACGCTGGACGGTAAGGACATGGAGGGCTCCGGCGTGCGGCCGGACGTGGAGGTCGATCAGGGGCCCGGCCTCGTGCCGGTCGCTGGCGATCTGCAGCTCCAGGTCGCGGTGCGGCGCCTTCTGACGAAGCTGCCGGACACGAAGCGATGA